The following is a genomic window from Bradysia coprophila strain Holo2 chromosome IV unlocalized genomic scaffold, BU_Bcop_v1 contig_5, whole genome shotgun sequence.
tttttttatgtagaAACGCGCGTTGTGTTGAATTTACTAAATGAATTCACTTCCTCATTTTACCgcaaaactttgaaatttctgaatgaacgaaaagtaaaaaaaatcgtttaatgCAAAACATGAGCTGTACACTCGGAAcagaattttttcttcttctccttcGTACTTCCTTCCTTTATCTTCTTCTActcaaattttcagatcatTTCGTATGTAAcggtaaaaatttaaataattttttttctcgtttttgaaGAAATCGTGGGAATGTTTCTCGGGAATActtgatttcagaaataatAATTCGGAAATTGAAATATAGGAAAAAAGCTAAGTTATtaatataaacgaaaaatagctattttcatttATCTACCGTAATGTCACAAtcatataaaaaacaaatttaaaaaatcaaactgaaacataaacacgCAATGACGCCGTCATTCATTCATATTCCCCGCAAACaaaacacacatctagtatactgtcaagaatttgtcaattttcagtgaataaatgagaaattatcgaagttttccgtgaataaatgtgaaattatctaagttagccgtgcgcaaatgaccatttatcgaaattttcagttaacaaacgtacgttctgtgaatgtgtttaaatctagcccattttgattctaaaagtggcactcaaattgtgaatattgtgacattacaggagataaaatcATTTGCAACATTTGCATCATCTGGAACACTTTCTGGCGTCAGAATGGCATCACTCCCCCCACTTTGTTGGTGAACAATTGCTTAATACCGCCACCCTTCTGTTTGGCCATTAGATAGTCACCGAACTGAGCATATTTTTCCTGGAAATAGTAACAGAAAATGATATATTTGGATAACAGATTAGTCTACAACAGCAGATTGATCGGACAGGGTAAAGATTATTTCGCTTTAATTACCTTGGTTGGCTTCCCCTGCTGAACAATTTCTAACATGTCTACCATCAACTGATCCTCAAATCCTTCTGATTCTTCTTGCATTTTGAACGCAATCCACAGTGGCGGATTGTTATTgctaaaaatggaaaaacttaGATCTAAGTGGATCCCACAGTTTTTATTGAACTTACTGTTCACCTAattccaacaaaataaatttttcgagaaACTCATCCTCCATATCATCATCGAAATATATTTAACCTCCTTCTTGTAAACACACGGCCTAGACTCTACGAAGAGTTAATGAAATTGgtgatgtaaaaaaaatttaattaatttacctGCGAAGAGTCGCGTCATATCTAACTCAAAAAACGGCGGGCACGCACAATCTCTATTCTCATCAGGGCCTATTTCaaggaaataaatttccaaaaattctcaaattgtaccatcacttttcgtcatttcatctaaaaacgcaacagattgcatcgtaaatgttgtttttactgcctttttagttgtttttcatgtctttgagcttaactgattacttcggaatgagatctaacagaaaaccaaatttggaatttttaagatattttgtgaaatttgtgaaatttttggaaattaaattccttaaaataggccctgattttCATAAGCAATAAACAGACCAAAATGGTTCCCACCATAACGACCGAAACCCGCAACCTCTGATCCGTATAGTTTATCTCTTTTAAAGATTTGGACAGCATCTTTAAAAACCTGCGGAGTGGTGACATTTCCATTCAGTACAGAGTAATGGAAAGACACATTTTCCGTTTGATACTTTGTACAGATCTCAATTAGCACTGATCGTTTCACTAATACAAAAACCACAAAATAAGAAACGAAATTAAGGAATGcacaaaacataaacaaaacccaaaaaaatattaaatcagCTGACAACACAACTTTGTTAAGAAAAATGGCGACTGCCCGCACAGAATGCTGTTTTAAGGAGCATCGGCACCCAAAATGCTGGTTTCCTCTTAGAACTAGCATTTCTATAGAAAAGCGCCATCTTGCCACATCTCGAGTATAACTCTAtggtttgacatttcatttcaccttgaAAGAAACCTATCGGAGAacgttttacaattttttttttaaatatttgcgCCACATTTGACAGCAAAAATCAAACTGCATTGACTGCATTTTGACTGCTTTCGATGTGTGTTTACTCTTTGTTGACAGTTAAGCAaggaaaatcataaaatggaaaaatgctGTCGTAAAAATGCTCGTTCCAAGTTCGATTAGCGTTTTTATTGAAGTGTTTTAAGCCCTAAATGTcttaaattcatgaaaaaagttgtttttgcCAAGTCAATCGATCAATAATTTATGTGGATGGATTGTGGCTAAGAGGAAGGACACGAAGCTATGACGTCTAAAATTAATGGTATGAAATGcagttttaaaggaaaatcatTGTGTCTGTGCCGAGTGATTCTagttcaattcaattcgaaGACCACTCGAGCTCATCGGTTTATTTTCGTCGTCGTAGCGAATTggttgtaaataatttttttttccataaatgTTCGTTGCAGGTGGTGCACAGCCACAAACTAAAAAATGGCAAATGGAGTTGTTGATGGAACGGATCCGCTCCAAGTCCACTCAACACAAGACGTTCCAAGAGATTTCCAGAAATCTTCGAATTTCCATGCTGGGTAAACAATACGCTTTGGACGCGGTCGAGAAGTcaaatttacagaaatgtCTGGACAGTATGCAGCACTGCATTAAGGTAACATTTTTGTCGATTATTCGCGGGGCTGGACTAATCGAATTTTTGTGGTTTAGGTGACTACCAGACAAGGTCTTGTTGAGCGATTGGAAAGTTTGTCGCGACAGTTGGGATTGAAATTCACAGACGACACGTCGGTGCTATTCATTTCGTCGGACAtgttttatttggaaattaaattggatGCGAATGGGACCGTTGTGGATGTGAAGGTGCATCACGAATGCAAAATTGAGCAACCATGCACCGAACTGATAAATTGTCTGGTCAAAGGCGATTTTGCCGATTTTACCACACAACTGGAAGGTATGTCAATGAgcgaaaatttgtctttttttgtCGAGTCGAACCAGGGTGTCAATTGTTTCAGGTCTGAGCTCTATCTACCAATTGAACGCagaagttaaaataaaaagcaaGGCGTTTGTCGCGTTGCAGGCGCTAGAAACCGATCTGGTCACACTGTCCAAGCAACAGTTTTCGATGCAATACTTCAAGGACCCCAGTTCGCTTCTATTGCAATGCGATGTGGGCATAATGCAAGCACGCAAAGGTGGCCATCCGACCAAGCTCACCTATTTCGTGTCGCCGTACGAACTGCTCGATCTGGAGTCGAAGACTATGTCCCGACTGACGGTCGATTTAATCAGCTCAAAATCGATCGGATTTAGTGTCACAGTGCTTTTGGAAGGATCAGCAGCACACAAACTACAAATTCAACCGTTGATAACGGCCACAACCGATCAAAACGGTCGAGTTTCATGCACTTCACAACCGTTGGGACCGGTAAATTCAATCATGTTGCCGGCCAATTTCGTTCTGAAATTGAACAAACCGATGCCGTTAGCCGTGTCGATCATTCAGAAAATCCAACAAGCCACTGACATTCCGTTCGGCGATTTGAACACAGCGATGCCCATTCTGTCGCTAATTACGCAACAAAATTCGGATGGACAATTTACCAGCGCTACGAAGGGATTGTTCGTCTCGTTGCCCGATCAGAATCATTGCTATTTCTTGACCGAAAATGCCAATTTGCAGGTTCGTTTGACTTGTTCTTGCTGAAAATATGTTTCCGCTCCTATTGAGGCAACACCCATTATTGTTTAGGGAGTCGTTGTGTCGAGTGTTCCGTTCACTGAGCCGTCACAAGTTCCATTGATCATCAAACTGTTACGCAAACAGGCACTGTTCAATACGCTGATTTCGAGCTGCATACGCGTGTCGAACAACAAGCAAGGTAACGTTTGTACACAAATCGTTCATCACCAGGATGTCACTAGACTTTGTCTTTCTGTTTCAGACATTGAAAATACAACAATGTTCGAGGTGAGCGCCCTATCGTATCAGCACGTCTCCATAGCCTTGGAACATCCGTTCGAAGAATCAATGGCAACCGTCGAATTCAACATGAACGACAATTCGGAAATCGAATGCAAAATCTATTCGATCAACGTCAGCTACGAAACCATTGCGCTGAAACTGTCCAAAATACTGGAGAAGTGTATGTCCATTCCAATCACATTGCGAGCGTTGATCAAGTGTTGGGAACAGGAGAAAAATGCGCAACGCAACCTGGACAACGGCAATTTTAACACGCCTTCCGGACCGAACGATGCGACGGGCCGAAACGAAGATTTTCGGGATATGAAGTCGAAGAACGACCGTAGCGGAATAAATGGAAGTGGCATATTCCCTTCCGGAGGCAGTAGCAATACGAACGGTGGTACTGGTGGCTTTTCGGAACACACAATGTTTTCCGGAGGCAACAGCGATTCCATATTACATCACGAGCCGCCGTACAGTGACGGTGACATGTCAAAGAGACAAAGAACGGAGGATTTTTGGAAGAACCCAAAGAGCGAAATTTTAAGTAGCGATATGTTGGAACATCAATCGAGCGACAGTAGCGACTCCAACTCTTTGGGTACAACGTCTGCAATGTCAGAGGCTGGAGTTGCTACACCTAGTTCCAATGCAAGCTTTGCTACAGAAAGTGGGAGCGATCCCATTAGTATCGAGAATGCTACATCTGATTCGCAAAAGGCCTGCCTTGACGATGATGCATCGGAAATGCGAGATCTGATTGACTCCgataaacgaaaattgaaaaaagcgGCCAAAGACTCAAGGTCCGATGGGCAAGGTGACGAGAACAAGGGAAATTTGCCACCGTCGGTGAGCATAACGCCGATCACGACCACTTCAGGTTTCAATTCAGTGTTAACGGGTCTGGAACGTAGGCTTGGAATCGAAATAATTCCAATTTCATCAACGCCTCCGCCGAATATCAAGTCGTCCATCACAATAACTCCGATAAGTTCAACGAAAGGTGGCTCCGGAGAAAAGCCAGCTGCCAATGTTAGTAAGCGATCAGATGACCGGGCAAAGGTTgacaagaaaaagaaacgaaaaaggGACGACAGCCCAATGGGTCCACCAGAAAAAATGCCTTTCAAGCAAGATCCACTTTCGAGACCGGTTAGTGTTAGTATTAAGACCACTGATGGCGCTCCACTATCGCCGTCGGGTTTGCTGCGTAAATTTTCCAGTTCTCCGGTTCCGGGGAAAAATTCTGCTTCTGGTGGTGGCGGTAGTAAACCGAGTCCAAAACACTCGCCTGCACATCACAGTAGTCCGAAACATCAAGATTTGTCGAGCCCGAAGAATCATCAATACGGAACATCATCACCGAAGCATCCAGCTTCTGGCGGTTCCGGAAAGCCGAGTATGTCGGCATTAAAATCGGCCGCTAATTCTCCGAATTCTAAAACTGACAAGACATCCTCGAAATTGACATCGAACCGTGATGGTGCAGCTCGCGAAAAAGAACGATCTCAGAAATCATCGTCGGCCAACAGTCCAAAACTTATAAAATCTTCGgtgaaattgaaacaaattgacCTGACTTCTGCACTGCTACCATCATCGGATGCTCTATTAGACGCGTCTTCATCGAGTCAGGATTCAAATAAATCATCGGGCAATCCAGCCAAAATCAGAAAAGGCTCTCTAAGTGCAGTGATCGACAAATTAAAATCGGCCCAGCATATTCCCGCCGATGAGCTGATGGCTCAATCCAAATCCACGCCAACTTCGTTGAGTAATTCATTTCCGAGTGGAGCCAATTCGATCAGCAATGCGAAGGAAAAGACGAATTTCGTACAGTCCAACGTCAGCAGTTCCGGCAATAGCAGCGAATACATGGTAAAACCCAGCTCGGACGGCATAAAACTCACGATCAACAAAACGCGAACAAAGGACTCGTCATCACCATCACACAGCACATCATCGTCGTCTTCTAGACATTCACCCGGTTCGAATAGCGGTTCAAATTCACCGAAAACTGGTCTTAAACCCGGTGTCAACTCGGGACCGGCATCGAAAAAGCCACAAAATCAATCGTCTTTGgctcaaaataataataaaattgcgaCTGGAACAAATGCAACCGTTGCCAAGCCGGGTTTTCAGCGATCAAGCTCGTCGGGAAATTTGAACTCTTGCAAATCGTCTTCGTCGAGCATAACGAAGGGATCGGGTTCGAGTAGCCAAGACTCGTTTTCAAAAAAGGACAAAGCTCGACCACACTCTAAAGGTGACACAGCCACACTTCTCTTACATGTCCATCTGACTAgaattgttttctgttttttttaggCACTGGTGATCGTCAGAATGTTCCAATGGAtgtgatgaaaatgttaaatttcggATCGGTGACCCCGATTGACGGCCTAGCAAAACCATTCGAcacgaaatttcaaattcccAAGCTGTCGGCTCAAAAGAAAGATCAAACACATCTCAATTCTACAGCACCATCATCGTCAAGCATTCAATTGTCCAGTCTAATGTCGTCGCAAACGCAAAGTGGATGCACATCGTTGACACCAAACAGCGGCGGAAATGCTTCGAAAATGTTGTCGGACTTCTTTTCGGGTAAAGACAAGTATCCGTACTCGCTTAGCAAATACTCGGCCGATCTGGCCAATgtaaatcaaatgaatttaccGTATCCGTTGACCAATCTGAAAATGGGCATACGTTCGTCCACCTCACCCAAATACCTGTCCGATATGCATACGaacaaagaaatgaatttattcaaatcgTCCTCCTCCGATTCGGTATCGAGTGTACCGAAAGACTTCCGcgacaaacaattttccacCTCCAATCCATCAACTCCCACCAATACCATCGCTCCACCATTTCCATCGCCCGGCATTCATCATCGTTCGCTGGAAAATTCCCCGTCCCATCCGTCATCAGAATCACCAAAATTGGGCAATTTCCCAATCAATCAATCGATGCGTCCTCCATCTGCACCGCCAAACGTCTCCTCCACTCACGATTCAATCAAACCGAGTGAAAATGCGTTGGACTTTTCCAGTCCGAAGTccgaacaaataaaattactgGAACAACGGACATGCATGCAAACGCTTCCCATACACAAGAGCAATGCACCGTCGGTACAGTTGCACATTGTTAAGTCTCCGGTTCCATCGCCAATGGTTCCGCATTCGTCATCACCTTGTATCGATGATGAATTGATGGACGAGGCGTCCTTGGTCGGCATTGGCAGCAAATGAcgcaaaagtttcgttttgtttacGATATTTGAGTTGGTAGTTGGAAATGGTTGAGATTAATTTCGTTCAGTCGTTCACCTCTGACACACCGCCCGTCCctttaaagttaaatatttttatgcaaaCAAGGAGATGCAATGGGAAGGGATGTTATGCCAGTTTCAGCAATGGAAAATCCATTGAACCGAATTGTGTCTTTGCAGCACCAAACTTAGTCTCCGGAGCAAAGCTCTGTATCTAATCGGCGCGCACGATTTAGCCGGACAACTTCAGCAACTTTTATGAGTactcaaaatttctatttcagtTATCACGACGTTTTGCAACGTATCATCTAACGACGACTCTCTTGATTTCGCTTCACACGGCACAGCCAGTTCCGCTGCAAGTAAATTGTCGCATCTAGCGTTTTCACTCGTTTCCATTGCACAAAATCACTATTTTGTCTTATGCCTTGGCGGTTAAAAATAAGACAACCAGCTCCAGCataaaccttttagaaacggcaaccGTATCAACAAATCCTTTGCTTATATGTTACTTACCTGCACTGGTGTTtgatacgaaatcttttacttcgtttgatccATTTTGCTACACCAGCCAGAACTTATGGGTGATCAGCATCGTCGATAACATTGCCCTACAACGCGAGATGCACGATTTTGTGAGAAAATGTCATACGTTTACTATATCAAAATATTGCATCTCGTTTGCACTAAGTTCTTTTTGCGTTGTAGCGTAGATGACTATCCGTTTCTGAAGGGTTACATCAGATTGGTCTTTCGAAATACGTTTTCTCAACGAATTAATTACGGAGGTGTATAATGCGCAATGTATGATGTGTGGTTTCGActcacgtttttttttaaacttttactttatctcaaaaattaattttacaattttctcgattttttattagaagaagacaaaagtacaaaaagaaaatttaaagaaataattcGAACGCGAGCAGCCAGTGTAAGTGGACACTTTTAATGATGTGAATAAGTTAGTTTTGCTGAGACTAATCTATTGTTAGTTAGTAGGAATGTAGAAAATATGAAGTTTAAATGaaaggaaataaaaatgtttttggaacTATTTTGTGAATTGATAAATTGATTTAAGATGTGGATTATAGACGGAAGACGCGATATGAAATATACGAACAATAATGTACACTCCATTTTTTGCCGCTTTTTATTTCGTATTCATCGGTAAACTTCAGCCCGAATCAAAATGCAGGTGAGGGAttcacggtggggctgaacaaactttaaataaaattgtaagttAACATCCCGGGTTTTTTCATAGGTGAGTTGGGGGAGGGAAGTGCTAttcaagtaaacaagttttagcaaaattcCCTGGGCTGTTTCTGAGAAACCATATGGCCTGATATTCTGCTCCCCAAGACGACTTTTGTGTAACAATTGGATCAATTTGCAGAACAACATTTCGGAAGCACATTCTTCGTTGCATTCGCTCGGATGAAATTGGTTGTTTAGCATATAGTCAGCTAACACCGAAATGTGAAACAGCACTTGAAGGGTGGCATTTACAAAACATGTGTTTCCGATGTTGTTTATTCCTGCACCAATTATCCACTTCGTGCTGTGCCAACCAATTTTAGCGATCTTGTTGACGAAATATTGGATGTGTTTGATTTGTCGCTTCAGAACTTCGTTGTGTTCAATGACCAGTGCATCCAattcttgcattttttcatCCAAATTCGCGTAATCATAATTTTCGACTGGTAGGACTGCTGGTTGCAGTGATCGAAGAAACTCTGTCATTTTCGATGGTATTGTTGGAGCGTCGATTTGTGAATGATAATCCACTTTCGTTATCATTGCCATCACAGAGAGCAAAATGTCGATTTCCCGTATCTTCTTGTCGCAATCAATTAATTCGTCATAAGATTCGACaatcaattttgttcgaaacTGTAGCCGCTTCGTGTGGCTGAAgtgagaaaaaaagttttttccaaATCAAACTTGTACACTTACAATCGAATCAACACGCTGAATTCTGAAATTTACCTTGCTTTTGCTGTATGTGATGGCGGCTGCATTTCAAGCAGGTCCAATGTGTGTGGTGGCACGatctgaatattttcaattatatcgattctgtaagcaattaatttgttgattaACCTGTGTGTTATATACAGAGATTACAAGTGAAGAAAGAAGAATTCTTACGTCTTTGATTGCGCTACGGCATTTTCTTCAACATTCTGTTCTGAGCATATTCTAGCACCACAAACGTCGAATTGTTGTTGAGTGTTTGGCTCTTCGTCTTCTACTGTGGCGCTGGCTGTCTCCAATCCTTGCACAGAGCCGGAATCGGACTCGGATTCGTCCTCAAACGACACCTCAACTGATGGCCCACCGAAATGCAATTCACAGTTGCCCGTTTCTGGTACACTGTGAATGGATTAGAATTGTATTAAAGGGCGGAACCAATTCATAATAACAATTATCCATCTTCGTCTTTCtcgattgatttgattttaagaagaattgaaaatatgCAAATAGCGAGCCAAATAGTTTTTTGAGTTACCTCTTCGATTCATGTTGGTTCAACAAATGGCGTTGTTGCATGATTACTTGCACTTGTTGAGTGCAAGTATCTTGTAACAAATCTTCGTGGTGCCGCATCTCCGGCATTACGCTTAGATAAAAGTGGATCTTCTGAAGGTCGTCCTTCGGAATTGCTTGCGTCATAATCTCAGCGTGACGAACTTCAATTGGAtattcaatttcgattttcaccGAACATCCGAATGTCTTTAGGGAAGCATTCAGGTTGTTGATTGTATCCAATTgtgaattaaataaattatttaaatccaCAATTCTTTTGTGGAACCTTAATCCCAATTTCCGCAAATCATGTAATGCTTTTTGTTGTGTAGGATTCATGGCGGTAATTTGATGAAGACCTgaaataaatagttttattttgaagataaCTGAACTGAACAATAGAAATAAATGACAGGTCGAAAACAATCGAGTATATTACATGGAAGGGAGCCGTGTCGAGCGTATCTCAAGAGTAATTATCCCGCGTCTGTATAAGTCTCAAACGATAGCTTTTTTTAAGTTCTTGGAAATGACATCTTAATATGGTGGACAAATGAGGGGTACGTAGCTATCTCAAGAGTAATTATCCCGCGTCTGTATAAGTCTCAAACGATAGCTTTTTTTAAGTTCTTGGAAATGACATCTTAATATGGTGGACAAATGAGGGGTACGTAGCTATCTCAAGAGTAATTATCCCGCGTCTGTATAAGTCTCAAACGATAGCTATTTTAAGTTCTTGGAAATGACATCTTAATATGGTGGACAAATGAGGGGTACGTAGCTATCTCAAGAGTAATTATCCCGCGTCTGTATAAGTCTCAAACGATAGCTTTTTTTAAGTTCTTGGAAATGACATCTTAATATAGTGGACAAATGAGGGGTACGTAGCTATCTCAAGAGTAATTATCCCGCGTCTGTATAAGTCTCAAACGATAGCTTTTTTTAAGTTCTTGGAAATGACATCTTAATATGGTGGACAAATGAGGGGTACGTAGCTATCTCAAGAGTAATTATCCCGCGTCTGTATAAGTCTCAAACGATAGCTTTTTTTAAGTTCTTGGAAATGACATCTTAATATGGTGGACAAATGAGGGGTACGTAGCTATCTCAAGAGTAATTATCCCGCGTCTGTATAAGTCTCAAACGATAGCTTTTGTTAAGTTCTTGGAAATGACATCTTAATATGGTGGACAAATGAGGGGTACGTGCGCTGTACCAAACAACTTGCGATTACCGTCAGACATTTTTGAAGTGTCATGAACCGTAAATTATtaatgtaataaaatgtatGTAGTTTGTTACACTAAGGTAAATAATGTGTTTCTGTGTTTATATGTTGAATAATTGGAGACTTaccgaaatttttcgttagtaGTTATCTCAAAGTA
Proteins encoded in this region:
- the LOC119071526 gene encoding mediator of RNA polymerase II transcription subunit 1 isoform X2; the encoded protein is MTSKINGGAQPQTKKWQMELLMERIRSKSTQHKTFQEISRNLRISMLGKQYALDAVEKSNLQKCLDSMQHCIKVTTRQGLVERLESLSRQLGLKFTDDTSVLFISSDMFYLEIKLDANGTVVDVKVHHECKIEQPCTELINCLVKGDFADFTTQLEGLSSIYQLNAEVKIKSKAFVALQALETDLVTLSKQQFSMQYFKDPSSLLLQCDVGIMQARKGGHPTKLTYFVSPYELLDLESKTMSRLTVDLISSKSIGFSVTVLLEGSAAHKLQIQPLITATTDQNGRVSCTSQPLGPVNSIMLPANFVLKLNKPMPLAVSIIQKIQQATDIPFGDLNTAMPILSLITQQNSDGQFTSATKGLFVSLPDQNHCYFLTENANLQGVVVSSVPFTEPSQVPLIIKLLRKQALFNTLISSCIRVSNNKQDIENTTMFEVSALSYQHVSIALEHPFEESMATVEFNMNDNSEIECKIYSINVSYETIALKLSKILEKCMSIPITLRALIKCWEQEKNAQRNLDNGNFNTPSGPNDATGRNEDFRDMKSKNDRSGINGSGIFPSGGSSNTNGGTGGFSEHTMFSGGNSDSILHHEPPYSDGDMSKRQRTEDFWKNPKSEILSSDMLEHQSSDSSDSNSLGTTSAMSEAGVATPSSNASFATESGSDPISIENATSDSQKACLDDDASEMRDLIDSDKRKLKKAAKDSRSDGQGDENKGNLPPSVSITPITTTSGFNSVLTGLERRLGIEIIPISSTPPPNIKSSITITPISSTKGGSGEKPAANVSKRSDDRAKVDKKKKRKRDDSPMGPPEKMPFKQDPLSRPVSVSIKTTDGAPLSPSGLLRKFSSSPVPGKNSASGGGGSKPSPKHSPAHHSSPKHQDLSSPKNHQYGTSSPKHPASGGSGKPSMSALKSAANSPNSKTDKTSSKLTSNRDGAAREKERSQKSSSANSPKLIKSSVKLKQIDLTSALLPSSDALLDASSSSQDSNKSSGNPAKIRKGSLSAVIDKLKSAQHIPADELMAQSKSTPTSLSNSFPSGANSISNAKEKTNFVQSNVSSSGNSSEYMVKPSSDGIKLTINKTRTKDSSSPSHSTSSSSSRHSPGSNSGSNSPKTGLKPGVNSGPASKKPQNQSSLAQNNNKIATGTNATVAKPGFQRSSSSGNLNSCKSSSSSITKGSGSSSQDSFSKKDKARPHSKGTGDRQNVPMDVMKMLNFGSVTPIDGLAKPFDTKFQIPKLSAQKKDQTHLNSTAPSSSSIQLSSLMSSQTQSGCTSLTPNSGGNASKMLSDFFSGKDKYPYSLSKYSADLANKKTKVQKENLKK
- the LOC119071526 gene encoding mediator of RNA polymerase II transcription subunit 1 isoform X3; this encodes MTSKINGGAQPQTKKWQMELLMERIRSKSTQHKTFQEISRNLRISMLGKQYALDAVEKSNLQKCLDSMQHCIKVTTRQGLVERLESLSRQLGLKFTDDTSVLFISSDMFYLEIKLDANGTVVDVKVHHECKIEQPCTELINCLVKGDFADFTTQLEGLSSIYQLNAEVKIKSKAFVALQALETDLVTLSKQQFSMQYFKDPSSLLLQCDVGIMQARKGGHPTKLTYFVSPYELLDLESKTMSRLTVDLISSKSIGFSVTVLLEGSAAHKLQIQPLITATTDQNGRVSCTSQPLGPVNSIMLPANFVLKLNKPMPLAVSIIQKIQQATDIPFGDLNTAMPILSLITQQNSDGQFTSATKGLFVSLPDQNHCYFLTENANLQGVVVSSVPFTEPSQVPLIIKLLRKQALFNTLISSCIRVSNNKQDIENTTMFEVSALSYQHVSIALEHPFEESMATVEFNMNDNSEIECKIYSINVSYETIALKLSKILEKCMSIPITLRALIKCWEQEKNAQRNLDNGNFNTPSGPNDATGRNEDFRDMKSKNDRSGINGSGIFPSGGSSNTNGGTGGFSEHTMFSGGNSDSILHHEPPYSDGDMSKRQRTEDFWKNPKSEILSSDMLEHQSSDSSDSNSLGTTSAMSEAGVATPSSNASFATESGSDPISIENATSDSQKACLDDDASEMRDLIDSDKRKLKKAAKDSRSDGQGDENKGNLPPSVSITPITTTSGFNSVLTGLERRLGIEIIPISSTPPPNIKSSITITPISSTKGGSGEKPAANVSKRSDDRAKVDKKKKRKRDDSPMGPPEKMPFKQDPLSRPVSVSIKTTDGAPLSPSGLLRKFSSSPVPGKNSASGGGGSKPSPKHSPAHHSSPKHQDLSSPKNHQYGTSSPKHPASGGSGKPSMSALKSAANSPNSKTDKTSSKLTSNRDGAAREKERSQKSSSANSPKLIKSSVKLKQIDLTSALLPSSDALLDASSSSQDSNKSSGNPAKIRKGSLSAVIDKLKSAQHIPADELMAQSKSTPTSLSNSFPSGANSISNAKEKTNFVQSNVSSSGNSSEYMVKPSSDGIKLTINKTRTKDSSSPSHSTSSSSSRHSPGSNSGSNSPKTGLKPGVNSGPASKKPQNQSSLAQNNNKIATGTNATVAKPGFQRSSSSGNLNSCKSSSSSITKGSGSSSQDSFSKKDKARPHSKGTGDRQNVPMDVMKMLNFGSVTPIDGLAKPFDTKFQIPKLSAQKKDQTHLNSTAPSSSSIQLSSLMSSQTQSGCTSLTPNSGGNASKMLSDFFSEEDKSTKRKFKEIIRTRAASVSGHF
- the LOC119071526 gene encoding mediator of RNA polymerase II transcription subunit 1 isoform X1, whose amino-acid sequence is MTSKINGGAQPQTKKWQMELLMERIRSKSTQHKTFQEISRNLRISMLGKQYALDAVEKSNLQKCLDSMQHCIKVTTRQGLVERLESLSRQLGLKFTDDTSVLFISSDMFYLEIKLDANGTVVDVKVHHECKIEQPCTELINCLVKGDFADFTTQLEGLSSIYQLNAEVKIKSKAFVALQALETDLVTLSKQQFSMQYFKDPSSLLLQCDVGIMQARKGGHPTKLTYFVSPYELLDLESKTMSRLTVDLISSKSIGFSVTVLLEGSAAHKLQIQPLITATTDQNGRVSCTSQPLGPVNSIMLPANFVLKLNKPMPLAVSIIQKIQQATDIPFGDLNTAMPILSLITQQNSDGQFTSATKGLFVSLPDQNHCYFLTENANLQGVVVSSVPFTEPSQVPLIIKLLRKQALFNTLISSCIRVSNNKQDIENTTMFEVSALSYQHVSIALEHPFEESMATVEFNMNDNSEIECKIYSINVSYETIALKLSKILEKCMSIPITLRALIKCWEQEKNAQRNLDNGNFNTPSGPNDATGRNEDFRDMKSKNDRSGINGSGIFPSGGSSNTNGGTGGFSEHTMFSGGNSDSILHHEPPYSDGDMSKRQRTEDFWKNPKSEILSSDMLEHQSSDSSDSNSLGTTSAMSEAGVATPSSNASFATESGSDPISIENATSDSQKACLDDDASEMRDLIDSDKRKLKKAAKDSRSDGQGDENKGNLPPSVSITPITTTSGFNSVLTGLERRLGIEIIPISSTPPPNIKSSITITPISSTKGGSGEKPAANVSKRSDDRAKVDKKKKRKRDDSPMGPPEKMPFKQDPLSRPVSVSIKTTDGAPLSPSGLLRKFSSSPVPGKNSASGGGGSKPSPKHSPAHHSSPKHQDLSSPKNHQYGTSSPKHPASGGSGKPSMSALKSAANSPNSKTDKTSSKLTSNRDGAAREKERSQKSSSANSPKLIKSSVKLKQIDLTSALLPSSDALLDASSSSQDSNKSSGNPAKIRKGSLSAVIDKLKSAQHIPADELMAQSKSTPTSLSNSFPSGANSISNAKEKTNFVQSNVSSSGNSSEYMVKPSSDGIKLTINKTRTKDSSSPSHSTSSSSSRHSPGSNSGSNSPKTGLKPGVNSGPASKKPQNQSSLAQNNNKIATGTNATVAKPGFQRSSSSGNLNSCKSSSSSITKGSGSSSQDSFSKKDKARPHSKGTGDRQNVPMDVMKMLNFGSVTPIDGLAKPFDTKFQIPKLSAQKKDQTHLNSTAPSSSSIQLSSLMSSQTQSGCTSLTPNSGGNASKMLSDFFSGKDKYPYSLSKYSADLANVNQMNLPYPLTNLKMGIRSSTSPKYLSDMHTNKEMNLFKSSSSDSVSSVPKDFRDKQFSTSNPSTPTNTIAPPFPSPGIHHRSLENSPSHPSSESPKLGNFPINQSMRPPSAPPNVSSTHDSIKPSENALDFSSPKSEQIKLLEQRTCMQTLPIHKSNAPSVQLHIVKSPVPSPMVPHSSSPCIDDELMDEASLVGIGSK